The Solanum lycopersicum chromosome 8, SLM_r2.1 DNA segment TGGGGATAGAGGTGGAGGTGGGAAGGGACGATTACCTATTGTCTTTGGTATCGTCATTTCTTCAGCTATTGTCATTCTTGGCCTAATTTATGGAGGAATCAGATATCAGAGGAGAAAGAACAACAAGATGCCAGATTCTGCTAAGGGGAGTTCAGAAGAAGACAATTTCTTGGAGGGCCTATCAGGGATGCCAATTCGTTTTAGCTATAGAGAACTTCAGAATGCAACTAATAACTTCTCAATAAAACTTGGGCAAGGAGGGTTTGGTTCAGTTTACCAAGGGGTCCTTCCAGATGGGACTAGACTTGCTGTGAAGAAATTGGAAGGCATTGGCCAAGGAAAGAAAGAATTTCGAGCAGAAGTTAGTATTATAGGCAGCATCCATCATCTTCATTTGGTGAGACTGAGAGGTTTTTGTGCTGAAGGAACACACAGGCTTCTCGCTTATGAGTACATGGCAAATGGATCTTTAGAGAAATGGCTTTTTAAGAAGAACAAGGAATTCTTGCTGGACTGGGATACAAGATTTAATATTGCACTTGGCACAGCAAAAGGCCTAGCTTACCTCCACGAGGACTGTGATGTAAAAATTGTGCATTGCGACATCAAACCTGAAAATGTACTTCTTGATGATCATTTTCTCGCCAAGGTCTCAGATTTTGGCCTCGCGAAGCTGATGACTAGAGAGCAGAGCCATGTTTTCACTACTATGAGGGGTACAAGAGGATATCTCGCACCAGAATGGATCACAAATTATGCCATATCAGAGAAAAGTGATGTTTTTAGTTATGGAATGGTTTTGCTTGAGATAATTGGAGGTAGGAAGAATTATGATCCTTCACAAAGTTCGGAGAAATCCCATTTTCCATCATATGCCTTTAGGATGATGGAAGAGGGGAAATTGGAAGACCTTATCGATAGGAACTtgaaagttgaagaagaagacgagAGGGTCTCCATAGCAATTAAAGTTGCTCTGTGGTGTATACAGGATGACATGTCTCTCAGGCCATCCATGGCTAAGGTTGTGCAAATGCTGGAAGGGATCTGCCATGTCCCTTCACCACCAACTGCGTCTCAAATGGGGTCACGACTTTTTTCAAGTTATTTGAAATCACTAAGTGGCGAGGGTACTTCATCCGGCACCTCTGCACCATCTGACTGCAACAGCGATGCTTATCTTTCGGCTGTTCGGCTCTCAGGTCCAAGATAGCATTTGCAAGAAGCATAAACATAGTAGTTCATGTAAGGGCTGTTGTAGATGATTGACAAACATGTGCAATGGTTTCATACCTTTTAGTTTTTCtgtatattaaaattatctAGGAATTTTTTTTGCCATATTAGCCATGACAAAGGTTGGAGTTGATTGAGGatgttttatttgtatatatatcaaTGTTATAAATGAGTTGAAAATATACAAAGAAAATGCATTTGGTAACACTCATCTTGGATTTCAAGTACAACATGTGTGAGAGTAGAACCGATTCATCATCTTGTTGCCGTTTGCATGGAATAGAACTGTTTCCAATTTGGAATGAGGTCAAGGACATACATCTTCATTCAACTCGTTGGATTTGATTATCAACAGTTAAATATGTTTGTGAATATATGACAAACTAAACGAAgacgataaaaaaaaaaggtattgaTAGCCATATGGAGCAGAGGAGCTCCGACAGTATATGTTTGCCTTATACTCTCTCTAGGATCCGGCCGAAGCCTTTATTCAGTTCGATCAATCACTTATCTAGAGTCTCAATCAAACGTTACGAATAGATTGGATTTTGATTTCAACAGCAGTGGAAGACTCTAAAGCTATGAGAAGCAAATGAAAGAAAATCCGACACTTGTTCCTTTTGCATAGTttcattatacatatatataagttttatttcAAAAACCTTACAATTACATGCCAAAATTCActatcaaagttaaaatgtatGACTCTTGAaatccaaacagtgttgaataAATTGGAATAGTGGGAATGCGGTTTTTATCAAAACTAGTAGAAAGTAACTCGGCTAGCTTCTCATCCTTTCAACTTTCTGGATGGAATACTTGAGTTCTTTCTGAATGTTGAGCCTCGAAGGCGACAAGACAATATCTTTCCAAACAGATCCTGCTTGAAATGCTGGATGAGGATTCTTGTAAAGTTCATAGATAGAGTTTGCTCCATCATTCAACCTTCCAACCATTTGCAGTACATTTATCTCATCTGGATCAACTAATAGTGTCCTTTCTTTCTCCTTCCACCCTATCATCTGTTTTAATAAACCACATCAGACAATTTATACGAGTTAGCAACTACTATCAATTTATGTGAAACAGGTTGACTTGACAAGACAATTGTTgtagtgatatatatatatataaaatttaattgttgCGCTATAAGATTTTTGATATtacttgtggtcttaaacatgccataATATTTTGGTAGCTATAAAATCTTCTTCTTAAAGGATAAAATGAGAAGCTTATAGTTGAGATGTTTTCAAATATACATGTCATTCTTTTTGTAACGCACTAATAAGGAAATAGAGTCATGAATGAAGGGAGTGTTGAAGTGTGTAACCATCTGTAACAACTGGTTCCCATCGTTATGGAGAATCCAACGAGGAAAAATTTTGGACTGAAAAACTTTTTGGTAGCATCTGAAATTTCCCAAGCTAGTCCAGATTTGGACGAAATCGGAGTCAGTGAGGTCTAGAGAAATCTAGTAACAATAGGGAAAtctaattatgaatttgatcatATGATTAGATAACTAAGACGTTAAGAAATCTGTACAACATTACGAAATTGAATTCGGGCGAGTAGAACTCTTGAAATCGATCTTAGCGCGAGAGGGTGGTTTCTGAGTGTCATTGGACGAGGATATATTGTGTAATGGGAATTCGGAATTCTTAATTTTGCTCATTGCAAGCCGTTAAGGCGGTATTTTCCCACTAGGGTGGGGCCACTATAGCGGAGTGAGTACCGTTGTAAATTAAATCGAAATAAaccccaaaaatattttattctgcAATTTTCGACTTAGAGAGATAATGAATGACCCCAGGTGTTTCCGTGATAGTTTCCACCATTCTTGAGACTAAAGGTAAGGCTTTCACTCCCGAATCCATTTTTCAATCCGGAGAACTTAGTTTCTTGTCGCGGAAAGGTTTTGGAACTGTTTGGATGGTGGAAAATGCCCTAATTTGGGTATTGGGATCATGGTTTAAATCTGAGGTTAATAGCGTTAGATTTAACCGAGGTAGGTAAATAGGCATCAATTATTGATTCGTGTTATTATGATTGTTtatagaccaagaacaagcggAAAGAAACCAAAAAGGGAAAAATCAACTTTCTTAGGGGATTCAAGCTTtgtttgaggtaggtgatggttgttaTTTCATGTTGTGTGATGTATGTTTGTTCTTGCTTCATTGTAATACTtgtatgtatgtgaatgttgCATGATTGATCAAACTTATTATAAATGAGGATAGTTGAATGATGAATGTCATGAATCATAACTTGATtgtatgattttgaaaatatacttgtgattgtgattctGACTTGTTGAATGGATTAGGTGTTGCGCTCCGACGGATTAGCTGGGATTAGTTGCAATGTTAAGACATGAACATAAGATCGTTTACCATGTCTcgacataaatatttaattgggTACAACATATCAATACACTAACAGTTTGAGTGTGGGTTCCATAAGAGGATCATTGACTTGACATAACTGTATAGCTTGAGAATTGCTCGTTTGAAAATAATATCGATGGTGTAAATGTTTAGTGTAtgcaaattattatattgttataatgacttatatatgttGCACTTAGTGGAATAACCACGTGATCCTACTAGTACACTGTGACTGGTGTACTGATACTGCACTTGCTCTTTGTTTGTTAAGTACAGGGGATATTCAGGTGGTTATTGACAAACCTTACTTAGAAGATCAACGACAGTTTCGAATTCAAGGGTGAACCAGTTCTTCCGGGCTTCCATGTGTTCTCTTTCTGTTTATGTTCTCATTTCAGACTTAGATTTTCTAGTTAGTTATTCATATGTTAGTTTTGGGTTGTACCCCTTTTAGTTTAGACTTATGGTTGGACCTTagatgttttggtacattgaatTTTAGGTTCTAGACGTTAATTCCACATTTGTTtggttagacttttggagttTATGGGAACTCTACTTAATAATCTGCATTTAAACTTGCTTCTGTATCTTTAAATGCTTAGTTGATGTTAGTAGTTATGGTTTATACCACCGGAAGTTTAGTGCAGATGTCACTCACGACGATCGGgttgtgacaaagttggtatcagagacTAGGTTTGTTGATATCGCTGTACCAAAATGAGTTTAGTAGAGTCTTACGAAACGGTACGAATACGTTTGTATTTTTCTTCGAGAaactataagactttaggaaatctctttgtttttctcttgtcttctttcgtgctataaCTTGATTTTAATTGGTATTGGGCGATTCGAATTGGTATCTAACCTTTTTCACTATTCTATACGCAGATGGTTAACACTAGATTCAACAACATCAGGCCTGTATCTCCCGTCAACGCTCCAACTAAGGAATATGAAGCAAAAGGTCGTGGTCGAGATAGGAGTAGAGAAAGAGCTAAGGGTAGAGACCGAGGAAGGGTGGCGCCTACTAAGGATAAAGCACTATTTGAGAATGCTCCGAGGAATGAGGCTTCTCTTGTGCATCATGAAGAGGTAGAGGATAATATAGAGGTTGAGAATGAGGAGAATGTTGGACAAGAGGAAGAAGTGCTGAGACTACATGTATTCTCTTTTAGACCCAATGTTAGCTCAACAAATTATGACATTCTTGAAAGAATTGGTTGGTAGTGGAGTGCTCCCTCTGTTCAAGTAACTAAAGCTCCCCGTCAACCCCTCTATTTCTAACATTGTCCCCAAGGTGGGTGGGACTGGAGGTAATGATGCTTTCTTCAGTTCTTTGTTGGATCCTGTTATAACTGGTAATGAGCATGAGGTGTTGATGCAATATAATAATGTCATAGCCTATGCATCGCGACAGTTTAAGGCGCATGAGAGGAATTATCCAACGCATGAGAATAATTATCCAACGCATGATCTGGAATTGGAAGTGGTAGTATTTCTCTTAAATATGGCGGCATTATCTTTTTGGGGTAAATTGTGAGGTATGTACTGATCACCGCAATCTACATCATGTATTCACTCAAAATGATCTAATTTGACATAATGAAGGTGGACGGaactactcaaggattatgatgtgaCAATCTTATATCATCCGGgcaaggctaatgttgtggcagacgcacTAAGTCGAAAAGCGGTAACTATGTATAGTTTGGCTTGCTTGAGTGTAACTAAGTGACCTTTGACTAAGTAAATTCAGACCCTGGAGTCTAAGTTCCTAAAGTTGGGTATCTCATAAAAAGGTGTGGTGTTAGCTAGCATTGATGCTAGGGCCCACATTCATCAAATAGACAAGGCCAAACAGTTTGAGGGTGAAAATTTGAATGAGCTTAAGAAAAGGACTGTGATTGGTAAGGCACAAGAGACCACTCTTGATGCAGAATGTGTGCTTAGTATTAAGGGAAGGATTTGTGTTCCTCGAGCTGATGACTTGATTTAGAAATTGTTGTTAGAATCCCATGGCTTgcgatattccattcatccatgTGTGACCAAGATGTACCGAGATTTGACAAGAATTTATTGGTGACCGGGCATGAAGAAATACATAACGGAGTTTGTGGCTAagtgtcaaaattgccaaaaagTAAAGTATAAGCATCAAAGGCCTGCATGTTTATTACAGAGATTGCCAATTCtgaaatggaagtgggaaaggatagtcatggatttcgtggttggtctccCAATACTTTCGGGAAGTTTGAATTTATTTGGGTAGTGGTTACAGATTGACTAAGTCAGTCATTTAATTTCGGTAAGAATAGATTATAATGCTGAACAACTGGCTAAGGTGTATGTGAAAGAGATAACGAGGTTGCATTTGGTACACAGTTTACCTCCATGTTTTGGAGGAAGTTACATGATGAATAGGGTATACAACTCACTTTTAGTACCGTTTTCCATCCACAGATGAAAGGGTAGTCGGAGAGGACTATTCAAGTGTTAGATGACATGTTGAGGGAATGTGTGGAGGGCATTGGgataagttattaccttgtgtgagttctcctataataatagttatcgcTCCTGCATAGATACGACACTGTTTGAGGCACTTCATGGGAGAGGATGTTGATCACCCATAAGATGGTTCGAGGCTGGAGATGTGAAACCTTTGGAGGTTGATTTAGTGAAGGATGCTCAAGATAAGCTAAGAAGCATCCAAGCTAAGCTCTTAGTGGCCTAGAGTCAACAAAAGAAGTATGCATACCCTAAGGTAAAAGACATGACATTATAGACAGGTGAGAATGTTATTcttaaggtatcacccatgaaagtgGTGATGATATTTGGCAAGATGAGAAAGCTAAGTCTGTGATATACTGATCCTTTGAGGTTCTCGAATATGTAGCGCTAGTGGCTTATAGATTGGCTTTACCTCCTAACCTATCGGGAGTTTATCCGGTATTTTGTTTGTCCATGTTAAAGAGATATCGTGGTGATGGAGATTACATCATTAAGTGAGACTCAATTGTGTTAGACAAAACCTCCAATATAAGGAGGAACCAATTGCAATTCTTGATCGTGATGTACGGAAGCTGAGGACCAGATATATTAAGTCCGTGAAAGTTCAATAAAAGCATCATCTAATGAGAAAACTACTTGGAAAATCGAGAAGGACATGCGAGACAAGTATCCTAGTTGTTTGGTGATTCAGGTACTACTTTATTCCTTCTTAAgcctattttttgaattttgtcaCTAGGGACGAGTAattggtaaattggtatctattgtaacgactggTTACCATACTTATAGAAAATCCAACGGCAAAAATTTTGAACTGAGAAACTTTTTATTAGCATTCGAAAATTTTCCAACTTAATTCAGATTTAGACAAAATCGGAGTCAATGAGGTCTAGAGAAATCTAGTAACAATGCGGAAATCTAATTATGAATTCGATCATTTGATTAGATAGTTAAGACTTTAAGAAACCCATACAACTTTACGAAACTGAATTCGAATGGCTGAAATTCCCGAAAATGATCTTAGCGCGAAAGGGTGGTTTTTGAATGTCATGAGACGAGggtgtgttgtgaaatgagGATTTGgaattcttaaattttctcACTGTTTCCGTGCAAGCCGCTAGTGCGGGATTTTCCTGCCAGGTTGGGGCCGCTGTAGCGGGGTGAGTACCGCTGTGGCGGGACAGTcgcaaattaaataaaaaataaacccCAAAAACATTTTACTCTGCACTTTTCAACTTTGAGAGCTAAGGAACAACCCATGTGTTTTCTTGATAGTTTTccaccattcttgaggctaaaggtaCGTTTTTCACTCCCCCAATCCATTTTTTTGATCCGTAGAACTTAGTTTCTTGGGTGATTATTGTTGGTGAAATGTTTGGATGATGGAAAAGCCCTAATATGGGTATTGGGATCATGAGTTTATTCTAGGATTGATAGCGTCAACTTTAATTCGGGTAAATAGACATCGATTATTGATTCTCGTGTTATTATGATTGTTTGTAGATCAAGAACAAGCGGAATGAATCTCGAAAAGGaagaatcaagtttcttaggggATTCAAACTTtgtttgaggtaggtgatggttgtgatttcatgttgtGTGATGTATGTTTATTATTGCTTCATATAATACATGTATGTGtgtgaatgttgcattattgatcataCTAATTGTAAATGAGGATAGGTGAATGATGAATGTCGTGTATCATGACTTGATTGTATGATttgaagaatatacttgtgattaGGATTATGGCTTGTTGAATGGATTAAGTGTTGCGTTCCGACATACTAGATGGGATCAGTTGCTACATTCCAGCATAAACTTGGGATCAGTTACCATGTTCTGGCATAAACATTGGATCGGATACCCGTACTGGTACACTAACAGTTAGGGTGTGGGTTCCCTGAGAGGACCATTGACTTGACATAGCTGTATATCTTGAGAACTATGAGATTGTTCGTTGTTCGTAAATGATATcgatattgtatatgttcgtTGTATGCgggttattatatttttgtaatgacttatatatgttGCACTTAGTGGGATAACCGTATGATCCTATCAGTACACTGTGATTGTGTACTAATATTGCAATCGCTCTTTCTTTATTGAGTACAGGGTATTCAGGTGGCTATTGACAGACTTCTTTTAGAAGATCAGTGATCAttttgaattcaagggtgagccagTTCTTTCGAGCTTCCATGAGTTCTCTTTTTGTTTATGTCCATATTTCAGACTTATACTTTTTAGTAAGTTATTTGTATGTCAGTTTGGGCTTGTAACCTTTCTTCCTTAGGCTTATGGTTGAACTTTAGATGTTTTGGTAGGTTCTAGGCATttttgttagacttttggagttTATGGAAACTCTACATAATTTTCTGCATTTAAATCTGCTTTCGTATCTTTAAATGCTTAGTTGAGGTTAGTTGGTTAGTAGTTATGGTTATCACATCGGAGGGTTAGTGTGGGTGCACTCATAACGGTCGGGGTCGTGTCACCATCTCATCTAAAATCTTAACACACACCCTCATTTTTTCATGAGACAAGCATgtggaatttttttaatatatggaTGCTGGTGAGATTCGATTTCAGGACCAAGTACATGTAAATTCTATTTGATATGGGTGGTGGTGAGATTCGATCTTAAATACATCTGtttgctttgataccatgttgaAGTGTGTGACTATCTCATCTAAAAATTTAGAGAAAgcacatattatattatttaataatattcttAACTGGGAGTATCCCATTTAGTATTATGGTAACTAGCCATATGGTAGGAAAATTATAAGAATGTCGagacaaattaaagaaataaaaagcaGAAAATATTTAGTAGGAAGTTGTTTTGTTGTATTGTACCTTAGGAGGGCCCTCCAATGCATTAGTAGAATACAATCTTGCACTGTCTACTATGTGACAGTATGTATGGAATGCACTTGCAAATCTCTTGTGTGATTTCAGTTGTGAATTCACCCTTACCGCTCTTCTACACATGATAGCTCTCCTGCGAAAACACAAGCAGAAATTAATTACACCATATTTACTAGAACCTACTCTTCACTTTCGATGTCGTACCTATATCGGATTttccaaaaatacactattttggGAGAATCCACGTTGATATTTTCGAAGAGTTCGAGTAACATATACTAGAACTAGCAAGAATACCTTATTCCTCTAATGACAGCTAAATAAGCATCACAAACAACTCCAACCAATTCTATTCTATATGGTCTTCTCTTTCTATTTCCATCAGTGGACTCTTGTTCTTCATTCAACTGTTCCCAATAGTTCTCAGTTACAGATCCATCATCCTCCACTTTGTATCCAACACCCATACGGTAACGTCTTCGGTGTACATTTCTTGCCATGGTTATAGTTTGCACCACAAAGGGTATCCATGATAGTGTACCATCCATTATGACATCTCTTCCTTCATTAAGTGCTGTTACAAGAAGCGATGATGCTGCATCTGTTGACGACTGATGTACCAATTCAGCTGTTTGAAGCATGTCATTGTGATGTCCCCTCGAACTAAGGGCTTTGTAAATCACATCTGATTCTTTGAAAGCGTCTGCTTCTATTACGACTGCATTACCTGCTGCTCCTGCCCAAAATGGTCTACAGAGAGAGATCATTAGTTATCGAGCAATTAGTcgagtatatatataatgaattataCTTACTCCTTGAGGATGTCCTTGAGCACAGTGCTTTTACCAGCTCCCATACCACCACCCATAAAGAGTAGGACTGGGCTTCTATCTTTATGAGCCATTGGAACCATCACATCAGTGCACTCTGAATCATCTGCTGAAACTAGCCCTATTGCTTTCATCTCCTCAACTAACGTCGTAAATACTCTTGCAACCTTCAGATTCTTCGTCACCCTTTCAAATCTTTGTTCCCTTCACATCATTTTAATCCTCttttaaattagtaaatataaataattctaATACACTACAACACCAAACAGTTTTTAACAGCAATAAATATGCACATTAACAAGGAGTGCTAAAGTCTTTAGTTAATTGCCTTTAGATTAAATGTCGCTATAGGCTATAGCAACATTTTAcaaatagttttaaaatgtaattttcactagaaatttcctttttataaaaaaaaataaaatttagcg contains these protein-coding regions:
- the LOC101257492 gene encoding G-type lectin S-receptor-like serine/threonine-protein kinase SD2-5; translation: MGSWISLYLVMIFLFLPETCIASVQNKGRLNLGFQGSQMTWIDNNGLILVSNSSKFAFGFNPTTNDVTLFLVVVIHVSSSTIVWSANRDSPVRNNDDFVFDDTGNAILQSGKSTIWSTNTANKGVSAMELKDSGNLILVGKDGSVIWESFTHPVDTLLSGQNFTQGMKLVSTPNNNNLSYSLEFKSGDMVLSASFQPPQPYWAMGKDDRRTINQVGGGVTSAILDGNAWKIYGEKRVLLWQFIFPDDKDPNGTRLAVVGDDGYITFSILQEDSKLDSGTRIPLDECSRPDSCDPYFICYSGIKCQCPSALPSCKPDTASFCNKDVELVDAGDSLGYFAIGFVSPSAKTDLNGCKASCVGNCSCAAMFFDSTSGNCFMFDQVGSLQGSVNGAGFKSYIKVSTSKGNGDRGGGGKGRLPIVFGIVISSAIVILGLIYGGIRYQRRKNNKMPDSAKGSSEEDNFLEGLSGMPIRFSYRELQNATNNFSIKLGQGGFGSVYQGVLPDGTRLAVKKLEGIGQGKKEFRAEVSIIGSIHHLHLVRLRGFCAEGTHRLLAYEYMANGSLEKWLFKKNKEFLLDWDTRFNIALGTAKGLAYLHEDCDVKIVHCDIKPENVLLDDHFLAKVSDFGLAKLMTREQSHVFTTMRGTRGYLAPEWITNYAISEKSDVFSYGMVLLEIIGGRKNYDPSQSSEKSHFPSYAFRMMEEGKLEDLIDRNLKVEEEDERVSIAIKVALWCIQDDMSLRPSMAKVVQMLEGICHVPSPPTASQMGSRLFSSYLKSLSGEGTSSGTSAPSDCNSDAYLSAVRLSGPR
- the LOC101253406 gene encoding calmodulin calcium-dependent NAD kinase-like, giving the protein MGNAMGSSKASYTQILVASSIGLILAAAVHYRLKKIRDQKIVPRTKVTNTGQILRFESFSHYVARQMGFNDKRECPHLCKLSAEYIRKSDGCEENIYNFFSNEPDADSLFIKLVEEFERCILSYFAFHWTNASHMISQILSADHAEPKKKLKNIVMAATREQRFERVTKNLKVARVFTTLVEEMKAIGLVSADDSECTDVMVPMAHKDRSPVLLFMGGGMGAGKSTVLKDILKEPFWAGAAGNAVVIEADAFKESDVIYKALSSRGHHNDMLQTAELVHQSSTDAASSLLVTALNEGRDVIMDGTLSWIPFVVQTITMARNVHRRRYRMGVGYKVEDDGSVTENYWEQLNEEQESTDGNRKRRPYRIELVGVVCDAYLAVIRGIRRAIMCRRAVRVNSQLKSHKRFASAFHTYCHIVDSARLYSTNALEGPPKMIGWKEKERTLLVDPDEINVLQMVGRLNDGANSIYELYKNPHPAFQAGSVWKDIVLSPSRLNIQKELKYSIQKVERMRS